The window TTACCGCAGATCCTTGCCTGACTCCCCCTCCCCCCCCTTTTTTCCCTGCCTTCGGCATGCTGCCGACTTACCGCTTGATCGAGCCTTAAAAACCGCAGACCACCGCAAAAATAACTGTATAAGATTGCCAGGAATGTGGTAGATATCACGACGAGGGTTGCCGGTGAAGTTTCACCGGGAAAGGCCTGCTTTGAACCGGCCTGGCTTTTCGGCCTTCTGTTCTGTCATGATGCAACAATAAGCTTGTGGTGCGATTTTACTGGGGAAAAACACTGATGCGTGAAATCCTGATCAAATACATTTTTACCTGGCAAAAGGGCAGGCAGGCCTTTGAAATTGAGATCGATGCCCAGACCCTGACTCTGAAAGAAAAGACCCTGCTCGGCCTGCCGGACTGGACCAGGCTTGATTTCTATCAATGCCCGAACTGCCCTTTGCATGCTGACAAGGTTCCCCATTGTCCTGCGGCGGTGAGCCTGATCCCGGTGGTGAAAAAGTTCACCGACGTTGATTCGGGCGATGAAATGGAGGTGGAGGTTTCTCTCTACGGACGGCGGATCATCCAGAAGGCCTCCGCCCGCCGCGCCATCAGATCGATCATGGGCGTTCTTTTCGCGGTGAGCGGCTGCCCCCGGACCAGATTCTTCAAGCCGATGGTCCGCCACCATCTCCCTCTGGCGACCGAGGACGAAACGGTTCTGCGGGCCGTTTCAATGTACATGCTCGCCCAGTATTTCAAATACCAGAACGACAGCGAAGTCGACCTGACCCTGGACGGCCTGAAAGAGCTGTACCGGGAAATTCAGGTGGTCAACATGACGATGGCTGAAAGATTGCAGGCCATGGGCGGTACCGCGTCGTCCGTCAACGCGATGATTCTGCTGGACATGTATGCCCAGGCGATCCCTTCCGCGATCGAATATTCCCTGTTCGACCTGAAGTACCTTTTCGACTCGTATATCGACTGATCTTTGCCACCCCCCTCCTTACCGCCTGAAGAATCGACAGAGGTAGCCTCTTCAAGGCAGGACTATTCCGAAACCGGTAACCCGACCTCGCGGATTTTGGCAAAAAGCAGCGTGTGGGTGAGCGGCTTGACAAGGTAGGCATCGCAGTCCGCCTGGGCGGCTGCGATTACGACCGCTTTTTCAGACAGGGCCGAGGTCATGATCACTTTAGACCTGTTGCCGGAATGCAATCCTTTCCGCCTTTCCATTTCCCGGATCGTTTTGAGGACGGCCAGGCCGTCGACTTCCGGCATCATGATGTCGAGGCAGATGAGATCGTAAGGGCGCCCGCTCTCCAGAGTCTTTTCGACCGCCGAAATGGCCTCTTTACCATGGGCGGCAACCTCGACGTCCCCGAGATCGGCAAGAAAATCACTTAATAACTCCCGGGAGATCGAATCGTCTTCAACGATCAGGATTTTTATTTTTGCCATGAGCGGAATCCATTATGCTCTATGGAGAGGCGAGGGTAGCCCCCT is drawn from Pseudomonadota bacterium and contains these coding sequences:
- a CDS encoding response regulator, giving the protein MAKIKILIVEDDSISRELLSDFLADLGDVEVAAHGKEAISAVEKTLESGRPYDLICLDIMMPEVDGLAVLKTIREMERRKGLHSGNRSKVIMTSALSEKAVVIAAAQADCDAYLVKPLTHTLLFAKIREVGLPVSE